The DNA sequence CCATGTTGCcctgttgtgtttttcttttttttcttcttgccACAATTAAGCGTTACAGACCCAACAGGGGTTCAGTGCTTAGCCTCTAATTCTTGTTTTTATCACACTGGTCTGGAATTTCTTAATTGGCTGAAGAGGTGAAGGTGGAGATTTCagttagattttattttgtatttaatcttCCTTAGTCCATGGCTGGCTGTGCCACAAAATTTATTGTCTACAAACAGTTCTtttcatgctgttttttttttttttctcccttcccCAACTGCAATAATTCTGAAACAGACAGGACTTCAACTGTGCGCGCTCCCAAGCCTTTCCTTCTACAACTCTGTGTGTTCAGGCCCATCATTGTACTCACTAAAAGACATGCGTCAGTCCATCTGTCACGTAAGCCAAAgcaaacagtgcagtattttcTCATCAGCAGTGTACACTGAAGTATGGCTGTGCCTGCCTCTCAGCACTCTGAGTGGGAGGTTGGCGAGCCTCAGTTTTGCTGCCATTTCTGTGGCAGTGTCATTTAACAGCAGACGGGCCCTCTGCTGTTCTTAGGATCTCAGCAGAGCTTTGCATGCCAACAGCTTTCAACACGCATCTCTGtgtacacacgcacacactgggATGTTGTGTCCTtggtaactaaaataatgttgCTTATTTGTTGGATTCTGGAGGCACCAAACAGCACCCATTTACGTTAATccaggttttttcttttattatttatttacatatttaaagagCCTGTACATCTAACTTGCAGCCAAGGCTTAAATGGGGGaaattatctatctatctatctatctatctatctatctatctatatgtatgtatgtgtgtgagattaGGAGGCCAGGAGTCTGAGAGAGAACTTTTTCATTGACAGTAACGCCTGAAAACGACAGTCCCCAGGGAACTAAGGTTGGGCTCCCAACATCAACATGATCACAAACAGCCCAACATGAGGATATACTTCCTCTGCCAGATGAACAAGTCCAACCTGCCTCAGGAGTTGCTGGTTTTAGTTCTACACAGGCTTTGGGGAGTCTTGGCTATAACTAACAGGTGCAATTGGCAGTTAATATACatttgagagaaaaataaaacgaATGTGGTCAGACTGTAGACTCATTTGCTAACAGCCATATTGGTTCTAATAGCAACAACACAAGTAAGGGTACAGGCTGAGTGGTCAAACCAAGTCACAAGTTAGAAATAGGATTTGAATCCGATTTGGAATCATCTACAACTATTGCTTAAATATAGGTGAAAACAATTGTGGATCTGTCCTACTCAGATCCAGTATCTTGTAAATGTTTTGCCTGTGTGAGCAATGCCCATCTGTAAATATAAAGCTGGTGCCTCTCTCATGAAGCAGGATTCCTTAATTAGCCAATTGGTTTACAACTTTTAACTCATATTTTACCCAAACCACACATTCAGAACAAGTTTATGATTTCtgattttctttatatatatatatatcagtgtccagacagggTGCTCTGGAGGTATGCTCCAATCTATGTGGTCACCAGGTGACTTGATGGCATGTAATCATCATCTTTGGGATGAGTGGAAGGGCTGTTTGTGACCCAAAACAAATTATgcagcatcagtacctggcTTCACtcgttctcatggctgaatgacGTTAGAGAAACGCTCCAACATCTAAAgcattcccagaagagcagaacctggtaaaaaaaaaaaagctccctTTTTAAGGTCTTTGATTCCAGAGGAAATGCTTGATTACCAGTTTTCCACAAGCCTTTGGCTACATGGTGTACATGCTCCTTTTGAAATATAAGTCTTTTGACTCCTCATACTCGCATGTGCACATTGCTTAGTTTAGGGAATCTGAACCAGAGTTATAGAGAACGTTAACTGCCTCCAAAAAAGTGGGTAGGGCTTACTTCATTAGACGAGACCCGGTAACCACGTTCTTTACTGTTGTTCATCATTAGTTTTCTTCTCAGACTTCAGGTCATGTATTTGGGGCTAGCTGGTGGCCTGTTGTGCACGGTGCTACTTTTGGCTATGGCTGCTGCACCCAAAATGCAGCTCAGTGCTAAAAATACACAAGGCTTTATCACAGTAGATGAGTTACATGCAGCCTCTGAGccaccaacgtgtgtgtgtgtgtgtgtgtgtgcgcgcacacacacacacacagggctagCTGTGAGCTGAACTTCAGCAGGACACTCTACCCTCCTTTGATAACTGCTTTGCCACAATGTTGTAGTCTGCAGTTCCTCACTGTAGCTGTCTGCTGGGCTGAGCTATAGGCAGTTGTGGCTTACATAAAGCAGCACAGTATGAGGTCTGGGTCACGCCCTGCCTCTGCCATGCAATGGGGAAAATCTCACTGTGATCTCAGCCTCCTCTCCTCTTACACACACCCCTCGCCACACTCCGTTGCCATAGGAACACTCTTTTAGCAGGCATGCGTCCTGGCAGCTAAGTGAgctttctctctgcttctctctctctttctctctgcttgtgtttctctctctctctctctctctctgtctctctctctctgcatctgcTTTCCACAAAAGTGTGGAAATGGTGTCCACGCCAAAAATAGCTGCCCCAAGCACTTCCCGGAGGCCCATGTCTGACTTTATCAGTGCAAGTAGACCACAATATCTGGGAACTGTTCAGTGGAAATAGACAAGCGTCTCTGTGTTACAGCCATTGGTTTGCACCACTCAAGACAGTATATGGGTCTCTTGTTCAGTCCAAAGGCAGTTTGAATTGactgcatcttttttttttttttttttccccccacaccCCATAGATTCAAAGGCTTGCACTTAATACGTCTCTGTTTTCCAGCAAAGCACAGGGTCAAATTCCAGCATTAGGGAGATTGAAAGTGACTGTATAATTGTATTCCCAATTGCTATGGAAAACGCTGCTGAAGTGCTGCCAGGTTTATTTACTTCCTCAGTTGTCCTTGACAGCCAttggtttctacactcatttttCTTCCTGTAGAATCTGACTTTTttggtttttgtgtttttaacaaCTCTCCCTTTTGTATCTCACTCTTTTCAGAAATGAGTCGCCAGACCGCCACAGCGCTGCCCACAGGAACCTCCAAGTGTGCCCCTTCTCAGCGCGTCCCCACCCTTTCAGGCACCACCGCCTCCAACAGTGACCTGGCCAGTCTGTTCGAATGCCCCGTCTGCTTCGACTATGTGCTGCCCCCCATCCTTCAGTGCCAGAGCGGCCACCTGGTCTGCAGCAACTGCCGGCCAAAGCTCACCTGCTGTCCCACGTGCAGAGGACCCCTGGGCTCCATCCGCAACCTGGCCATGGAGAAAGTCGCCAACTCTGTGCTGTTCCCCTGCAAGTACGCCTCGTCCGGCTGCGAGGTGACCCTGCCTCACACGGACAAAGCAGAGCATGAGGAGCTGTGCGAGTTCAGGCCGTACTCTTGCCCCTGCCCCGGCGCCTCCTGTAAGTGGCAGGGCTCGCTGGATGCCGTCATGCCCCACCTCCTGCATCAGCACAAATCCATCACCACACTGCAGGGCGAGGACATCGTCTTC is a window from the Hoplias malabaricus isolate fHopMal1 chromosome 11, fHopMal1.hap1, whole genome shotgun sequence genome containing:
- the siah1 gene encoding E3 ubiquitin-protein ligase Siah1 isoform X2, with amino-acid sequence MDEEMSRQTATALPTGTSKCAPSQRVPTLSGTTASNSDLASLFECPVCFDYVLPPILQCQSGHLVCSNCRPKLTCCPTCRGPLGSIRNLAMEKVANSVLFPCKYASSGCEVTLPHTDKAEHEELCEFRPYSCPCPGASCKWQGSLDAVMPHLLHQHKSITTLQGEDIVFLATDINLPGAVDWVMMQSCFGFHFMLVLEKQEKYDGHQQFFAIVQLIGTRKQAENFAYRLELNGHRRRLTWEATPRSIHEGIATAIMNSDCLVFDTSIAQLFAENGNLGINVTISMC